The following proteins come from a genomic window of Gemmatimonadaceae bacterium:
- a CDS encoding cyclopropane-fatty-acyl-phospholipid synthase family protein — protein sequence MQPESEGREDRATGATHGRETRTRRDSRITQNGARTRTEEARSVPVSVEPRTVLWTHETPAPAALGEARARDRARAAVAALFGPPDMRRFSVRYWDGTVEPQAGAAPTAFTLVIRSPGALRRAFLTPSELHLGEAYVRGDIDIEGNMEAAAELGDALRARMSSPAMLLRAARALVALPSDHAPEQAHERRPGLSHQGLRHSRRRDRAAVRSHYDVGNEFYSLWLDRDMVYSCGYFVTGAEDIDAAQHAKLDLLCRKLRLRPGERLLDIGCGWGGLIRHAARNYGVHALGITLSEQQAKLARERIHADGLEGRCRVEVRDYRELGDGVQFDKVVSVGMFEHVGRSRQAEYFRTAASLTKPGGLFLNHGIVRAEEATVLGRLRRLAWRQGAFIQRYVFPDGELVPLETAVRCGERAGLEARDVESLREHYALTLRHWVRRLEHARDAAVAMVGEQSYRVWRLYMSASAHAFASGRIGLAQVLFGKPDARGRVMLPRTRADIYSPRTGALHIVPRAPRPA from the coding sequence ATGCAGCCTGAGTCGGAGGGACGGGAGGACCGCGCCACTGGCGCGACACACGGACGCGAGACGCGCACGCGGCGCGATTCGCGGATCACGCAAAACGGCGCGCGTACGCGAACCGAGGAAGCGCGGTCGGTGCCCGTATCCGTCGAGCCGCGGACCGTGCTCTGGACACACGAAACGCCGGCGCCCGCTGCGTTGGGCGAGGCGCGCGCGCGTGACCGCGCCCGCGCGGCCGTCGCCGCACTCTTCGGACCGCCCGACATGCGCCGCTTCTCGGTTCGCTACTGGGATGGAACAGTCGAGCCGCAGGCCGGCGCCGCGCCGACCGCGTTCACGCTCGTCATCCGGTCGCCCGGCGCGCTCCGGCGCGCATTCCTCACGCCGTCCGAGCTGCACCTCGGCGAGGCCTACGTGCGCGGCGACATCGACATCGAAGGCAACATGGAAGCCGCCGCCGAACTGGGCGATGCGCTGCGCGCTCGCATGTCATCGCCCGCCATGCTGCTCCGCGCCGCGCGCGCGCTCGTTGCGCTGCCAAGCGACCACGCTCCCGAGCAAGCGCACGAGCGCCGACCCGGATTGTCGCACCAGGGACTGCGCCACTCGCGCCGCCGCGACCGCGCCGCCGTGCGGTCGCACTATGACGTCGGCAACGAGTTCTATTCGCTCTGGCTCGATCGCGACATGGTGTACTCGTGCGGCTATTTCGTCACGGGTGCGGAAGACATCGACGCGGCTCAGCACGCCAAGCTCGATCTGCTCTGCCGCAAGCTGCGCCTCCGCCCCGGCGAGCGGCTGCTCGACATCGGATGCGGATGGGGCGGCCTGATCCGCCATGCTGCGCGCAACTACGGCGTCCATGCGTTGGGCATCACGCTGAGCGAGCAACAAGCCAAGCTGGCGCGCGAGCGCATTCACGCCGATGGCCTCGAGGGGCGATGCCGCGTCGAGGTGCGCGACTACCGCGAACTCGGCGACGGCGTCCAGTTCGACAAGGTCGTCAGCGTCGGCATGTTCGAGCACGTCGGACGCTCGCGCCAGGCGGAGTATTTCCGTACCGCTGCGAGCCTAACGAAACCCGGCGGCCTGTTCCTCAACCACGGCATCGTGCGCGCGGAGGAAGCCACGGTACTCGGGCGCCTCAGGCGCCTGGCGTGGCGGCAGGGTGCGTTCATCCAGCGATACGTGTTTCCCGATGGCGAGCTCGTGCCGTTGGAGACGGCGGTGCGCTGCGGGGAGCGCGCCGGCCTCGAAGCGCGGGACGTCGAATCGTTGCGCGAACACTATGCGCTCACGCTGCGGCACTGGGTGCGGCGTCTCGAGCACGCGCGCGACGCGGCGGTCGCGATGGTCGGCGAGCAGTCGTACCGGGTGTGGCGCCTGTACATGTCGGCATCGGCGCACGCGTTCGCCAGCGGACGCATCGGATTGGCGCAGGTCCTGTTCGGCAAGCCGGACGCGCGCGGCCGTGTGATGCTGCCGCGCACGCGCGCCGACATCTACTCGCCCCGCACCGGCGCCCTGCACATCGTGCCCCGCGCGCCGCGCCCCGCCTGA
- a CDS encoding NAD(P)H-quinone oxidoreductase: MSASRMRAIVIARPGGPDVLVLRDVPRPAPGYGQVLVRVHATAVNRADILQREGHYPAPADAPADIPGLEFAGEIAALGDGVRDWRIGQRVFGLAGGGAYAEYLVTHERLLVEMPSDLSWADAAAVPEAFITAHDALGAGAALRSGERVLIHAVGSGVGLAAVQLARAMGASVYGSARRASKIEAARALGLTDGRVTTDDLAPLVAAARGWSDGAGVDVVLDLVGGPYVRAAIECLGVRGRLVLIGTLAGREATIPVGQVLTSRLTIRGTVLRARPLEEKIAATRAFAHEVLPLLSRSVVRPTVDRVFPVRDACEAHRRVESNETHGKVVLAMAD; this comes from the coding sequence GTGAGCGCTTCCAGGATGCGCGCCATCGTCATCGCGCGCCCCGGCGGCCCGGATGTGCTCGTCCTCCGCGACGTGCCCCGGCCCGCGCCCGGCTACGGCCAGGTGCTGGTCCGCGTCCACGCCACCGCGGTCAACCGCGCCGATATCCTGCAGCGCGAGGGCCACTATCCCGCGCCCGCCGATGCGCCGGCCGACATCCCCGGCCTCGAATTCGCCGGCGAGATCGCTGCGTTAGGCGACGGCGTCCGCGATTGGCGCATCGGGCAGCGCGTGTTCGGTCTCGCCGGCGGCGGCGCCTACGCCGAGTACCTGGTGACGCACGAACGGCTGCTCGTGGAGATGCCGTCCGACCTGTCCTGGGCCGATGCCGCCGCCGTGCCCGAAGCGTTCATCACCGCGCACGATGCGCTGGGTGCCGGCGCCGCGCTGCGCTCCGGCGAGCGCGTCCTCATCCACGCCGTCGGCTCCGGCGTCGGCCTCGCCGCCGTGCAACTCGCGCGCGCCATGGGGGCGAGCGTCTACGGCAGTGCCCGACGCGCATCCAAGATCGAGGCCGCGCGCGCCTTGGGCCTAACGGATGGCCGCGTGACCACCGACGACCTGGCTCCGTTGGTCGCCGCCGCCCGCGGCTGGAGCGATGGTGCGGGCGTCGATGTCGTGCTCGACCTCGTAGGCGGTCCCTACGTCCGCGCCGCCATCGAGTGCCTCGGCGTGCGCGGCCGGCTCGTGCTCATCGGCACGCTCGCCGGCCGCGAGGCCACGATTCCCGTTGGGCAGGTCCTCACGTCGCGGCTCACGATCCGCGGCACCGTTCTCCGCGCTCGCCCGCTCGAGGAGAAGATCGCCGCCACGCGCGCGTTCGCACACGAGGTGCTGCCCCTCCTGTCGAGAAGCGTCGTCCGCCCAACGGTCGACCGGGTGTTTCCCGTGCGCGATGCGTGCGAGGCGCACCGTCGGGTCGAGTCCAACGAGACGCACGGAAAAGTTGTGCTCGCCATGGCCGACTAA
- a CDS encoding DUF5715 family protein, producing the protein MAFTRSSAQSLRGSHHAVQFAYAYANHHDLELYRTPAEVRRAVRDGDLVRLRPNGHYTLHRVSYPYVTPTTRTFVERLAGEYHQACGAPLEITSAVRPTRRQPANSSPLSVHPAGIALDLHRPTGACLAWLRHTLLTLEAARVVDATEERHPAHFHVIVFGAPYRRFLASR; encoded by the coding sequence ATGGCGTTCACTCGTTCCAGCGCACAATCCCTTCGCGGCTCCCACCACGCTGTCCAGTTCGCGTATGCGTACGCGAATCATCACGACCTCGAGCTGTACCGGACGCCGGCCGAGGTGCGGCGCGCGGTTCGCGATGGAGACCTCGTGCGGCTCAGGCCCAACGGACACTACACGCTGCACCGCGTCAGCTATCCCTACGTCACGCCCACCACGCGGACGTTCGTCGAGCGCCTGGCGGGCGAATATCATCAAGCATGCGGCGCGCCACTCGAGATCACCAGCGCCGTCCGTCCGACGCGGCGTCAGCCGGCGAACAGCTCACCGCTTTCGGTGCATCCGGCGGGAATCGCGTTGGATCTGCATCGTCCAACCGGCGCCTGCCTCGCGTGGCTGCGTCACACGCTGCTGACGCTGGAAGCGGCACGGGTGGTGGATGCCACCGAAGAGCGGCATCCGGCGCATTTTCACGTCATCGTGTTCGGAGCCCCGTACCGGCGCTTCCTCGCGTCGCGGTAA
- a CDS encoding dolichyl-phosphate beta-glucosyltransferase: MISQIPSATRPPLLSLVVPVYNGVARLPAALDQFRAFLRSRPYSWELIFVDDHSDDRVAQMLDAFSTEAPCVQVLHNDRNMGKGYSVSRGMRAARGRFRVFTDADLAYPTTEIDKILDALQQGADVAVACRVLPDSRYLMSPSFFSYLYTRHVMSRLFNALVRWTLIPRVRDTQAGLKGFSAKAADLVFPRLTIPRFGFDVEALFIARKFGLTIQQVAVNFRYDEEPTTVRFVKDAANMARDLARIRTNEWRRRYD, encoded by the coding sequence GTGATTTCCCAGATCCCTTCGGCGACTCGGCCGCCGCTGCTCTCGCTGGTCGTTCCAGTGTACAACGGCGTCGCACGACTCCCCGCGGCGCTCGATCAATTCCGCGCGTTCCTCCGGTCGCGGCCCTATTCGTGGGAGCTCATTTTCGTCGACGATCACAGCGACGACCGCGTCGCGCAGATGCTCGATGCGTTCTCGACCGAAGCACCGTGCGTGCAGGTGCTGCACAACGACCGAAACATGGGGAAGGGATATTCCGTGAGTCGCGGCATGCGCGCGGCACGCGGCAGGTTTCGCGTGTTCACCGACGCCGACCTCGCCTATCCCACCACCGAAATCGACAAGATTCTCGACGCGCTGCAGCAGGGGGCCGATGTCGCCGTTGCCTGCCGCGTGCTGCCCGACTCGCGCTATCTCATGAGTCCGAGCTTCTTCTCGTACCTCTACACGCGCCACGTGATGAGCCGCTTGTTCAACGCGCTCGTCCGCTGGACGCTCATTCCGCGCGTCCGCGACACGCAGGCAGGCCTCAAAGGCTTCTCGGCGAAGGCGGCGGATCTGGTGTTCCCGCGATTGACGATCCCGAGATTCGGCTTCGACGTCGAAGCGCTGTTCATCGCCCGCAAGTTCGGTCTCACGATTCAGCAGGTTGCGGTTAACTTCCGCTACGATGAAGAGCCCACTACCGTGCGCTTCGTGAAGGATGCAGCCAACATGGCGCGCGACCTCGCCCGTATCCGCACGAACGAGTGGCGGAGGCGCTACGACTGA
- a CDS encoding ChbG/HpnK family deacetylase, with amino-acid sequence MQPTWRATSPVSARTSGGGATTDSSRLIINADDFGYTRGITQGILEAHRAGTVSSTTLLANMPAFDDAVRAVWDVAAPLGVGVHINLVQGEPLARVRTLVDAKTGRFHRLPALVARAFAGAIDPDEVGAECDAQIAAVRRAGVEPTHVDSHMHTHAIPALWHPIAAAAVRAGIHAMRWPVESFRNTPLEPMRVPVNVLIALSWASIRRTASPLRYPDHFIGISLQGGRDVQRNLLRALDNLAPGTTELMVHPGHSDAELASLDGYTWQRDAELAALTSPAVRERLSRGDIDLINFGALT; translated from the coding sequence ATGCAGCCAACATGGCGCGCGACCTCGCCCGTATCCGCACGAACGAGTGGCGGAGGCGCTACGACTGATTCGTCCCGCCTGATCATCAACGCGGACGATTTCGGTTACACAAGGGGCATCACCCAAGGAATTCTCGAGGCGCATCGCGCGGGCACGGTGTCATCGACGACGCTCCTCGCGAACATGCCCGCATTCGACGACGCGGTGCGCGCCGTATGGGACGTCGCGGCGCCGTTAGGCGTGGGCGTGCACATCAATCTGGTGCAGGGCGAGCCGCTCGCGCGCGTCCGCACGCTCGTCGACGCGAAGACTGGTCGCTTTCACCGCCTGCCGGCCCTCGTGGCCCGCGCGTTCGCCGGCGCCATCGATCCCGACGAAGTCGGCGCCGAGTGCGACGCGCAGATCGCCGCCGTGCGCCGCGCCGGAGTAGAACCCACGCATGTGGACAGCCATATGCACACACATGCGATCCCCGCGCTCTGGCATCCGATTGCCGCCGCCGCGGTCCGCGCCGGGATTCACGCCATGCGATGGCCGGTCGAATCGTTCCGAAACACACCGCTCGAGCCGATGCGCGTCCCGGTGAATGTGCTCATCGCGCTCAGTTGGGCGAGCATTCGCCGCACCGCATCACCGCTTCGCTACCCGGATCATTTCATCGGCATCTCACTGCAGGGCGGACGCGATGTCCAGCGAAATCTCCTGCGCGCGCTCGACAATCTCGCGCCGGGCACGACCGAGCTCATGGTGCACCCAGGTCACAGCGACGCGGAGCTCGCGTCGTTGGATGGCTACACCTGGCAGCGGGACGCGGAGCTCGCCGCGCTCACATCCCCGGCGGTGCGCGAGCGCCTGAGCCGCGGCGACATCGATCTCATCAACTTCGGCGCGCTGACATGA